From the genome of Uranotaenia lowii strain MFRU-FL chromosome 1, ASM2978415v1, whole genome shotgun sequence, one region includes:
- the LOC129751425 gene encoding exostosin-2 — MNPPFAMSLPIKYSAIKQVIAPKNELNRWLCGFVAALVLLVLWFGGGSVSESGTERFSLDLVDIPQVVIDKDAELARARNRNCSYWDCFNVYRCGQRASFGHHGAGSGLWMEEQQERMSVYVYPLKEFVDGDNGKQAFQLTKEFYVILKTIVNSPYYTANPNEACLFVPTLDTLNQNRIDVNLVGKALASLPYWENGENHLLFNFIAGVNPDYNTVIDVNTDRAMILGSGFDSWTYRPGFDLVLPMYSAILEYYEPQKRERNFLLVSSQLNIFQRQYRILQELTYDHPNDILLLQRCPTSTVKPEESSESVRVVEDVDNVGEMLKIYKDIRCNFPQGNEYEYPSVLESSQFCLIARGVRLSQPTLLEALAAGCIPVIMADNLVMPFNEILDWDLASIRIYENNLHSVMAALKSVSPQRIQELRAHGAYFYDRYFSSLEKIVLTALDELNDRIFPHLSKTYQHWNVRKTKHSTQSPLFLPLLAPKAQGFTAVILTYDRIESLFILIQKLATVPSLQKILVIWNNQKKSPPHPSLFPKIGKPLKVIQTSANKLSNRFYPYEEIETEAILTIDDDIVMLTSDELDFGYEVWREFPDRIVGFPSRTHVWDNATNRWRYESEWTNHISMVLTGAAFHHKYFSYMYTNAMPGKIKEWVDEHMNCEDIAMNFLVANVTNKPPIKVTPRKKFKCPECTNNEMLSADLNHMMERSACINRFAEIYGTMPLKSVEFRADPVLFKDNFPEKLKRFNDIGSL; from the exons atgaatCCCCCTTTTGCCATGTCGCTTCCGATCAAGTACAGTGCCATCAAGCAAGTGATTGCTCCGAAAAATGAGCTAAATCGATGGCTGTGCGGATTCGTGGCCGCACTTGTGCTGCTTGTATTATGGTTCGGTGGGGGCTCTGTCAGCGAATCCGGAACGGAACGATTCTCGCTGGACCTGGTGGACATTCCGCAAGTGGTGATTGACAAAGATGCCGAACTGGCCAGGGCCCGCAATAGGAACTGTTCCTACTGGGATTGTTTCAACGTGTATCGATGTGGACAGAGGGCTTCCTTCGGGCACCATGGGGCAGGATCCGGGCTTTGGATGGAAGAACAGCAGGAACGTATGTCGGTGTACGTGTACCCGCTGAAGGAGTTCGTTGACGGGGACAACGGAAAGCAAGCCTTCCAGCTTACTAAGGAATTTTACGTTATTCTCAAGACGATCGTCAATAGTCCATATTATACGGCTAACCCGAATGAGGCCTGCCTTTTCGTTCCCACTTTGGACACACTCAATCAAAACAGGATCGATGTAAATTTAGTTGGGAAAGCTTTGGCTTCATTGCCTTA tTGGGAGAACGGGGAGAACCATTTACTGTTTAATTTCATTGCCGGAGTCAACCCGGATTACAACACTGTCATAGATGTCAACACTGATCGGGCCATGATTCTGGGATCTGGATTCGACAGTTGGACTTATCGCCCTGGATTCGATCTGGTTCTACCAATGTACAGTGCCATTTTGGAATATTACGAACCGCAGAAACGCGAGCGGAATTTTTTGTTGGTTTCATCGCAACTGAATATCTTTCAACGTCAATATCGAATTCTGCAGGAGTTGACCTATGATCATCCTAATGATATTCTTCTGCTTCAACGATGTCCAACCTCGACCGTCAAACCGGAAGAAAGCTCGGAATCTGTTCGAGTAGTAGAGGATGTGGACAATGTTGGAGAAATGTTGAAGATCTATAAAGACATAAGATGTAATTTCCCCCAAGGCAACGAGTACGAATACCCGAGTGTTTTGGAAAGTAGCCAATTCTGCTTGATTGCTCGAGGCGTTCGGTTATCTCAGCCAACTTTGCTTGAGGCTTTGGCAGCTGGATGTATTCCCGTTATCATGGCTGACAATTTGGTAATGCCTTTTAATGAAATACTTGACTGGGATCTGGCCTCCATAAGGATTTACGAAAATAATTTGCACTCAGTGATGGCAGCTTTAAAATCTGTTTCGCCTCAACGTATTCAAGAACTACGTGCCCATGGGGCTTACTTCTATGACCGTTACTTTTCTAGTTTGGAAAAAATCGTCCTAACAGCATTGGATGAGTTGAATGATCGAATTTTCCCTCATTTGAGTAAAACATATCAACACTGGAACGTTCGTAAAACGAAGCATTCTACACAAAGTCCACTATTTCTACCACTTTTAGCTCCCAAGGCGCAAGGATTCACTGCCGTTATTCTCACTTATGATCGAATAGAAAGCCTCTTCATTCTGATTCAGAAACTGGCGACAGTTCCTTCGCTACAGAAAATACTAGTCATCTGGAATAACcagaaaaaatcacctccacatCCGTCCTTGTTCCCTAAGATCGGAAAACCGTTGAAAGTGATTCAAACTTCGGCCAACAAGCTATCTAATCGATTCTATCCCTACGAAGAAATTGAAACAGAAGCCATCTTGACCATTGACGACGACATTGTAATGCTAACGTCCGATGAGTTGGACTTTGGCTACGAAGTGTGGCGTGAGTTCCCGGACCGAATTGTGGGATTCCCGTCGCGAACGCACGTTTGGGATAACGCTACCAATCGTTGGCGGTACGAATCCGAATGGACCAACCACATTTCGATGGTTCTGACCGGCGCCGCCTTTCATCACAAGTATTTTAGCTATATGTACACGAACGCCATGCCCGGTAAAATAAAGGAGTGGGTCGATGAGCACATGAACTGCGAAGACATTGCCATGAACTTCCTGGTGGCAAATGTCACTAATAAACCACCGATCAAGGTGACTCCGCGTAAGAAGTTCAAGTGTCCCGAGTGTACCAACAACGAAATGCTGTCGGCTGATTTGAACCACATGATGGAACGATCGGCTTGCATCAATCGGTTTGCGGAGATTTACGGGACGATGCCGCTGAAATCTGTTGAATTCCGTGCTGATCCGGTGCTATTCAAGGACAATTTCCCAGAAAAGTTGAAGCGATTCAACGATATCGGCAGCTTGTAA